The genomic segment CTATTCGCGTGGCTAACTTGTCGATATCGAAGTTCTGCAGCTGAGTGGCAAGCCGCTCAAGATTAGTCGGTACGGTCGGGAATTGGGGCAGGTCAGAGTTCACGTCATAGTGTCTCACCGGGCTTTCCGGGTGAAAATCCATTTCGATGTACAGAAGGCCTGTTACCAGACTTTGCATGTTGAGTTGGGCGCGAAGTCCGCGCTTGATCAGAGCCTCGGTATCCACCGCGTCGGGATCACCCTCGTAGTAAATGCTTGTCTCGTCAATCTCTGCCTTTACCACGACAAGCACATCTGCCGTTTTGGTCTCGAGCACCACATCCACATCGGTGACCTGACCGATCTGAACCCCACGCAGGGCAACAGGCGCACCGGCACTCAGGCCTTTGGCAGCCGCATCAAAGACCATAATAAAACTTTCACGTTGCCCGAATCCTGAGCCGAGCAGGTACAAAACTACGGCTACGAAAATAAGCAGGGCGCCGACCACGAAGGCGCCAGTGGTTGCGTATTGTGTTTTTTCGCTCATGCGCTGTCCTCATCGGCTGTGGCACTGCGACTCAGGAATTGCCGAACAACAGCCTTTTGGCTGTGATCGCGCAGTTGTGCCGGGTTTCCGTATTCGATCATGGTGCGGCTGATATTGTCGAGATATACCGAGTTGTTGGCGATGGCAAAAATACTGGGCAGTTCGTGGGTAACCATCACGACAGTGGCCCCCATCGACTCTTTAATTTGGACAATCAGATCGTCCAGCAAACTGGAGCTGATCGGGTCCAATCCCGCCGATGGCTCGTCAAAAAAAAGTATTTCCGGATCCAGTGCGATTGCGCGAGCGAGGGCGGCGCGCTTGCGCATGCCGCCACTGATCTCGGAGGGATAATAAGCCTGGTATCCGGCAAGTCCGACGAGTGCGAGCTTGTAGGCGACAACGTCTTTGATCTCTGCTTTCGTATATTCGGTATAAAGTTCGAGCGGAAGAGTAATATTCTCTTCCAGCGTCATCGCGCTGAACAGGCCGCCTGACTGATAGGTGATTCCCCAGCGTTGTCGCATGGAATCCCGCTTCGCCTTACTGGCGCTGTAGAAGCTTGTGCCACTGTACAAAATATCACCGACATCAGGAGTGATAAGCCCGAGCATGTGTTTTAGCAAAGTGCTCTTGCCGCAGCCGCTACCTCCCATTATTACGAAGATGTCTCCCTGGTAAATGTTGAAAGTGAGATTACTTTGTATGACGTTGGTACCGTAGGCCATGGTGACCTCGCGGACCTCGATCAGTGCCTGTTTTGGTTCGCTTGAACTCATATGCCCAACTGTTGGAACACAATGTTAATGGCAGCATCGGCCACGATCAGATAAACCACTGATGTGACAACCGCAGTGGTGGCAGCCTGACCGACAGCAGCCGAGCTGCGCCCTGAATTAATCCCGGCGCGGCAGCCGGCTATGGCGATAAGTGCTGCGAATACGACGGCCTTTATCAGACCCACAGCGATTTGGGTGATCGATAGAGCCGCCATTCCCTGGGCGATATACTGTGGCGGAGAAATACCCATGCCGCCCGCGACAATGCCGCCGCCCACGATTCCTAACAGGTCTGCATAGACCGTGAGCAGGGGCATTATAATGATTAGGGCGAGCATACGTGGCAGTACGAGGAATTCAATGGGTGATATACCCATAGTGGAAATGGCATCGATCTCTTCATTGGTCTGCATCGTGCCAAGCTGGGCCGCATACGCGGCTCCTGTCCGCCCGGCCATAACTACCGCGGTCATCAGCACACCCATTTCTCTCAGGGTGCCTATGACAACGAGGTCGGCCACATAGATCTCAGCGCCAAACTGCCGTAACTGCACCGCCCCCAGGTAAGCCAGGATCATGCCCACCAGAATGCTGGTCAGGCTGATAATGCCAAATGCGTTTGGTCCCGTCTGATAGCAGAATGCGGCAAAGTCCCTCAGGCGTGTATTGGCTCTGCCCGTAACGAGGCGGCCCATCGCGATAGTGACCTCGCCAATGAACGCCAGAGAATCGCGGGTGCCGCTGCTGGCTTTGCGCAAAAGATTGGCTGGATCTAACGTCGATAACCACGGAGTCGGTGTTTCCTCGGGCTCTTCGTGTGCCTTGACGGCGGTGGCGACGTCCAGCAGCTCCACGGTGCCCTGAGGCAGTTGTCGGGTATCGAAGGCAATCCCTTGCGTTCTGCAAAAGTCGTGACACTGAAGCAAAAATGCCATGAGCAGGGAGTCCCAGTGGGTGATTTTTGTGCCATCAATAGTCAGTGCGTGCGGGGGGTTGCTGATCAGTCGTGATGCAATGGTCTTGAAGGGTTCCGGGTTATGACCTTGCGCCCAGGCGCCCGACAGTGCCAGCAAGGATTCGCCTTGGGACTCGCCCAATAGCTCGTATCCAGGGGGGCTTGAACTCATGCGGTGCCATTAAGTCGGTAGTCAGTCACCAGTCTACTGGCTGTTGCTCGCAAATGCCAAGTGCTATTGAAAGGGCCTTGCGGGCGTGTTTGCTTTTACTAATCTCGCTGCCCTCTCGTAAATACCGCTCACCGCGGTCATGTCTCCCGCGGTTCGCCGCCGTGAGATCATAGTGACGGGGTAAAGGAAGAAATCGCTGTCTTGGTAACGCAGGGCGCGGCTGCGTCCGGCCTGATCGGTGTATACGACCCAGTTCATATCGAATTCTGCGGCCAGCAGGTCGCCCATCATGATACCCATTGCCTGCATTTCGCTGACTTGGTCGGGTCCTACCAGCCCCTGTTCCAGCATGTTTTGCAACAGGGCGATGTCCCTTTCTCTCTGGCCGCTGAACTGTCTGCCCAAGTTGGTAGCGGCAATAGCTCTCAGGTCGTTGCGCTGCTGTTCCATGTAGGTCAGGTCAACCTTGGACAGGTTCTCAATGCGGGGATAGGGCTGCGCCAGTGCCAGGTGAGCCCAGCTGGCGATCAGTAGCAGGAATACCGTTAGTGGGTGTTTTAATGCCATTCTTAACTCCAATTGTGTCTGCATTGAATGCCTGGCCATTTGCCATGACTTCCATTTTAGCCCACATGGTTGTCATCCTGCTCGCGTCATGGATAATGACCAGCTTTCCCGTGGGCTGAGCTATGCTGTCATCCCGCGAGCGCGAGAAGCGGAGACCGTCAATGATTATCGGTAGTATTGTCGCCCTGGTTACCCCTATGCACGCTGATGGCAGTGTCGATTGGAAGGCACTGGAGCGCTTGCTGGATCTGCATCTGGAGTCGGGTACCGCGGCCATCGGCGCTGTGGGCACCACAGGTGAAAGCGCTACCCTCGATGCGTCAGAGCATTGCGAGGTAATCAAGCACTGTATCGATTACCTGGCGGGCCGTTTGCCAGTCGTGGCAGGCACTGGTTCGAATTCTACTCGTGAGGCCATTTACTTTACCGAAGCAGCCGCCAATGCTGGCGCTGACGCCTGCCTCTTGGTGACTCCCTATTATAACAGGCCCACGCAGCGGGGTCTCTTTGAGCACTACAGGGCCGTAG from the Candidatus Marimicrobium litorale genome contains:
- a CDS encoding MlaD family protein, translated to MSEKTQYATTGAFVVGALLIFVAVVLYLLGSGFGQRESFIMVFDAAAKGLSAGAPVALRGVQIGQVTDVDVVLETKTADVLVVVKAEIDETSIYYEGDPDAVDTEALIKRGLRAQLNMQSLVTGLLYIEMDFHPESPVRHYDVNSDLPQFPTVPTNLERLATQLQNFDIDKLATRIETIGDGIDKLVSSKEIQQLPANMNETLDSLRGLSEKMQTQLASSGPRLDAMLDETTTTIASTGSQLNDAVQSFENSMQSVEELVSSDSTTVYQMNEALNEVSRASRSLRLLTTTLERQPESLIRGRTGD
- a CDS encoding ABC transporter ATP-binding protein translates to MSSSEPKQALIEVREVTMAYGTNVIQSNLTFNIYQGDIFVIMGGSGCGKSTLLKHMLGLITPDVGDILYSGTSFYSASKAKRDSMRQRWGITYQSGGLFSAMTLEENITLPLELYTEYTKAEIKDVVAYKLALVGLAGYQAYYPSEISGGMRKRAALARAIALDPEILFFDEPSAGLDPISSSLLDDLIVQIKESMGATVVMVTHELPSIFAIANNSVYLDNISRTMIEYGNPAQLRDHSQKAVVRQFLSRSATADEDSA
- a CDS encoding MlaE family ABC transporter permease, coding for MSSSPPGYELLGESQGESLLALSGAWAQGHNPEPFKTIASRLISNPPHALTIDGTKITHWDSLLMAFLLQCHDFCRTQGIAFDTRQLPQGTVELLDVATAVKAHEEPEETPTPWLSTLDPANLLRKASSGTRDSLAFIGEVTIAMGRLVTGRANTRLRDFAAFCYQTGPNAFGIISLTSILVGMILAYLGAVQLRQFGAEIYVADLVVIGTLREMGVLMTAVVMAGRTGAAYAAQLGTMQTNEEIDAISTMGISPIEFLVLPRMLALIIIMPLLTVYADLLGIVGGGIVAGGMGISPPQYIAQGMAALSITQIAVGLIKAVVFAALIAIAGCRAGINSGRSSAAVGQAATTAVVTSVVYLIVADAAINIVFQQLGI
- a CDS encoding DUF3806 domain-containing protein; translated protein: MALKHPLTVFLLLIASWAHLALAQPYPRIENLSKVDLTYMEQQRNDLRAIAATNLGRQFSGQRERDIALLQNMLEQGLVGPDQVSEMQAMGIMMGDLLAAEFDMNWVVYTDQAGRSRALRYQDSDFFLYPVTMISRRRTAGDMTAVSGIYERAARLVKANTPARPFQ